A region of Apteryx mantelli isolate bAptMan1 unplaced genomic scaffold, bAptMan1.hap1 HAP1_SCAFFOLD_220, whole genome shotgun sequence DNA encodes the following proteins:
- the LOC106491866 gene encoding asparagine--tRNA ligase, cytoplasmic-like — MAGEVIGRTAALVMEELYVSEQEGNDSTGDGTQKKPFKTVLKALMTAGKEPFPTIYVDLQKENERWSIISKSQMKNVKKLWHREQMKNEAKEKKEAEDLLRREKNLEEAKKVVIKNDPSLPEPKCVKIGALEAYRGQRVKIFGWIHRLRRQGKNLMFIVLRDGTGFLQCVLSDELCQCYNGLLLATESTVAVYGTLNLVPEGKQ; from the exons ATGGCGGGCGAGGTTATCGGCAGGACGGCGGCGCTCGTCATGG AAGAACTGTACGTCTCTGAACAAGAGGGCAATGATTCCACCGGTGATGGGACACAAAAGAAACCATTCAAAACTGTTTTAAAG GCTCTAATGACAGCAGGAAAGGAACCGTTTCCTACTATTTATGTggatttgcaaaaagaaaatgag AGATGGAGCATTATTTCaaagtcacagatgaagaatGTCAAaaaactgtggcacagggaacAAATGAAGAATGAGgctaaggagaagaaagag GCAGAAGATCTCTTGAGAAGAGAGAAGAACCTAGAGGAAGCTAAGAAAGTTGTTATCAAGAATGATCCTAGTCTTCCAGAGCCAAAATGT GTTAAGATTGGTGCTCTGGAGGCTTACAGAGGGCAAAGAGTGAAGATTTTTGGCTGGATTCACAGATTACGTAGGCAAG GAAAAAATTTGATGTTCATTGTTTTGAGAGACGGCACAGGATTTCTACAGTGTGTCCTTTCAGATGAACTG TGTCAGTGTTACAACGGGCTACTTCTCGCTACAGAGAGCACCGTTGCAGTGTATGGTACACTGAACCTGGTTCCTGAAGGCAAGCAG